Within Oribacterium sp. oral taxon 102, the genomic segment AAGCTTCTCTGCATTGTACTGGATATTTTCGGCATTCTGGCGGCGTTTCGCTTCGTTCCCGGGCTGCTCCTGCTGCTCCTCGCAGGGATACTGAGCTACTTTGTCTGGCTGTATGCGAGCGTGGAATACGAATACCTCTATATGGCGGGAAACTTTACCGTGGATATGGTGCTGAACAGGTCGCGGCGCAGAAAGAAGCTCGAAACAAATGCCGAAGAGCTCATCCTCATAGCGCCAAAGAGCTCCAGTACGGCAAGGGATGCGCTTCGAAGTCCATGCAGGGTCATGGATCTCTCCGGGAATGGACCGGAGAATTTGAAATATGCCTATATTTTTTCCCGCGGCGGGGAGAAGCAGTGCTGCTACATAGAAATGACGGATAAGCTGCTGCGCGAGCTGCGTTTCCACAGTCCGTCCAAGGTGAAGATGCAGTGATATCCTGTTGATTTTGAAAAAAACGTGTGTTATAGTATCTGAAAATTTCAGGAGGCCGCGTCAGAGACTTCTAAATATACTTCACATTGAATGCGTCGAAAGGGGAAAAGATGGCAAGAATGATCGGGGATGGGATTACTTTTGATGACGTGCTGCTGGTTCCGCAGTATTCAGATGTGGTTCCGAATGCGGTGGATATCAGTACGCGGCTTACAAACAGCATCCGCTTGAATATCCCGTTCCTCTCTGCGGGAATGGATACGGTTACTGAGCATCAGATGGCGATTGCGATGGCGCGCTGCGGCGGGATCGGCATTGTCCATAAGAATATGACGATCGAGCAGCAGGCGGAAGAGGTGGATATGGTGAAGCGCTCTGAAAACGGCGTCATCACTGATCCGTTCTTCCTGAGTCCGGATCATACACTCCGGGATGCCAATGAGCTGATGGCGAAGTTCCGAATTTCCGGCGTTCCGATCACGGAGGGCAAGAAGCTTGTCGGCATCATCACGAACCGCGACCTCGTATTCGAGGAGGACTATACGAAGAAGATTCGGGAATGTATGACCTCGGAGCATCTCGTGACGGCGCGGGAGGGTACGACGCTCGACGAGGCGAAGGCAATTCTTGCCCGCGCCAAGGTCGAAAAGCTTCCGATCGTGGATGCGGAGGGCAATCTGAAGGGGCTTATCACCATCAAGGATATCGAGAAGCAGATGAAGTACCCGGACGCAGCGAAGGATCATCAGGGAAGACTGCTCTGCGGCGCGGCGCTCGGTATCACGCAGGATGTGGTGGAGCGTGCGGCAGAGCTCATCAAGGCGCATGTCGATGTCGTTGTTCTGGATTCCGCGCATGGGCATTCCGGCAATGTCATTCGCTGCATCCGGATGCTGAAGGAGAAGTTCCCCGACCTTCAGCTCATTGCCGGCAATGTAGCGACCGGAGAGGCGACAGAGGCGCTGATCAAGGCAGGTGCGGACTGCGTGAAGGTCGGGATCGGTCCCGGCTCGATCTGTACGACCCGCGTCGTGGCGGGGATCGGCGTACCGCAGATTTCTGCGGTGATGAATGCCTTCGAGGTGGCAGACAAATATGACATTCCGATTATTGCGGACGGCGGTATCCAGTATTCGGGCGATGTCGTGAAGGCGATCGCGGCAGGCGGCTCCACAGTGATGATGGGCTCGGTTTTTGCGGGCTGCGACGAGGCGCCGGGAGAGTTTGAGCTCTATCAGGGAAGAAAGTACAAGGTCTATCGCGGCATGGGCTCTATGGGTGCGATGCGGCAGAAGAACGGCTCCTCGGACA encodes:
- the guaB gene encoding IMP dehydrogenase; the encoded protein is MARMIGDGITFDDVLLVPQYSDVVPNAVDISTRLTNSIRLNIPFLSAGMDTVTEHQMAIAMARCGGIGIVHKNMTIEQQAEEVDMVKRSENGVITDPFFLSPDHTLRDANELMAKFRISGVPITEGKKLVGIITNRDLVFEEDYTKKIRECMTSEHLVTAREGTTLDEAKAILARAKVEKLPIVDAEGNLKGLITIKDIEKQMKYPDAAKDHQGRLLCGAALGITQDVVERAAELIKAHVDVVVLDSAHGHSGNVIRCIRMLKEKFPDLQLIAGNVATGEATEALIKAGADCVKVGIGPGSICTTRVVAGIGVPQISAVMNAFEVADKYDIPIIADGGIQYSGDVVKAIAAGGSTVMMGSVFAGCDEAPGEFELYQGRKYKVYRGMGSMGAMRQKNGSSDRYFQAGAKKLVPEGVEGRVAYKGKVEDTIFQFIGGLRAGMGYCGAANITLLQKNSQFVRISAASLKESHPHDIQITKEAPNYSSDSI